The following are encoded together in the Candidatus Anaeroferrophillus wilburensis genome:
- a CDS encoding SoxR reducing system RseC family protein → MMLEEGLIAALDNDTALVRKARGSACDNCSGKGSCNVLNGGCEVVVRVANTLHARPGEKVMLEFDQPSRQLRKILFILVPLLALLTGGILGRLGAGFFPALEPQVLATTCGVVTMAGATMALYAYYRYREQHQKPPVMKKIIAGTP, encoded by the coding sequence ATGATGCTCGAAGAAGGACTGATTGCCGCCCTGGATAACGATACCGCTCTGGTCAGAAAAGCCAGGGGATCGGCATGCGACAACTGCAGCGGCAAGGGATCATGTAACGTCCTGAACGGCGGCTGCGAGGTGGTTGTCAGGGTGGCAAATACCCTGCATGCCAGGCCGGGGGAAAAGGTCATGCTGGAGTTTGATCAGCCTTCCCGGCAGCTGAGGAAAATCCTGTTTATCCTGGTTCCCCTCCTTGCCCTGTTGACCGGCGGCATCCTCGGCCGGCTGGGGGCGGGTTTTTTCCCCGCCCTGGAACCGCAGGTGCTGGCCACCACCTGCGGGGTGGTGACCATGGCCGGCGCAACCATGGCCCTCTACGCTTATTACCGCTATCGGGAACAACATCAGAAACCGCCGGTGATGAAAAAAATTATCGCCGGGACACCATAG
- a CDS encoding HAMP domain-containing protein: MKSDLQLKKQGESRRRKREKILLLALILTLVILFYIELNFPALPADLPLSSNIIVFALININFILLLLLIFLIVRNTLKLLLERKRKIVGFRLRSKLAVAFVSLSLFPTLLLFATATGFIRYSIDSWFSAQFETALDSSLEIAQDYYKTLSEQNLQLAKAIAAEITSKGLFIGENPKPMLDYIASKRTEYNLTAIAVYAGKNHLPRATTCADGFSPALLHLATSANDTLYKPLSRVVPLDNGSGLIQGTAPVFSVWNEKEILAVVVATRAVSPRMSHNFDAVSQKFSTYQQTKSMERYIKYSYVLSFLLITALIIFISIWFGFYLAKNITEPLQELALATRKIAGGELDFSIEIAASDEIGILVQSFNEMTERLKASKLEGERANLELVKTNAQLEQRRKYIEIILKNVNAGIISLDRSGKVITINETAARFFGLQAEDCLDKNYRDIFTSEIINRIRMLLKNQEQLDDHLESRELELTLPENNLHLAIRFTRLDNEQQQYVGMLVILHDLTEMVNAQKAIAWREVARRIAHEIKNPLTPIALSAQRIQRKYGSLVETGDQILHNCTSIIIKQVEVMKQLVNEFSNFARMPQAKPSMQDLHTVIKESLMLYQDAHQDCHFIFLPEARLTSFLFDPEQLKRALTNLFDNGLAAIKHVGTGTITIRTKLDKNLQIVIIEICDTGLGISEKDKSRLFEPYFSTKKTGTGLGLAIVKSIIQDHRGFIRVKDNHPRGTCFIIELPFNTRTP; this comes from the coding sequence ATGAAATCTGATTTACAGCTCAAGAAACAGGGTGAATCCCGCCGCCGAAAACGGGAAAAAATCCTGCTGCTTGCCCTCATCCTGACGCTGGTTATTCTTTTTTATATCGAGCTAAATTTTCCGGCGCTGCCTGCGGACCTGCCACTTTCCAGCAACATCATCGTTTTTGCCCTGATCAACATCAACTTCATCCTCCTGCTTTTGCTTATTTTCCTGATCGTCCGCAACACCCTGAAGCTGCTCCTGGAACGAAAACGTAAAATTGTCGGTTTCCGCCTGCGGTCAAAGCTGGCCGTTGCCTTTGTTTCCCTGTCGCTTTTCCCCACCCTCCTGCTCTTTGCCACCGCCACCGGATTCATCCGCTACAGTATCGACAGCTGGTTTTCAGCCCAGTTTGAGACCGCCCTTGACTCGTCGCTGGAGATCGCCCAGGATTACTATAAAACGTTGAGCGAACAGAACCTTCAACTGGCAAAAGCCATCGCTGCCGAAATAACCAGCAAGGGGCTGTTTATCGGCGAAAACCCGAAACCCATGCTTGACTACATCGCCAGCAAACGGACGGAATACAACCTGACCGCCATTGCCGTGTATGCTGGCAAAAACCACCTTCCCCGGGCGACGACCTGTGCAGACGGTTTTTCACCAGCCCTGCTGCACCTGGCAACCAGCGCCAATGATACCTTGTATAAGCCGCTGTCGCGGGTAGTCCCCCTCGACAACGGCAGCGGGCTCATCCAGGGAACGGCGCCGGTTTTTTCGGTCTGGAATGAGAAGGAGATCCTGGCAGTGGTGGTCGCCACCCGGGCCGTCTCCCCCCGGATGAGCCATAATTTCGACGCGGTCTCGCAGAAATTCAGCACCTACCAGCAAACCAAAAGCATGGAACGGTACATAAAGTACAGTTACGTTCTCTCATTTCTGCTGATTACCGCGCTGATCATTTTCATCTCCATCTGGTTTGGTTTTTACCTTGCCAAAAACATCACCGAACCACTGCAGGAGCTGGCCTTGGCAACCAGGAAGATAGCCGGTGGCGAGCTGGATTTCTCCATCGAAATCGCCGCCAGTGATGAAATCGGCATCCTGGTCCAGTCGTTCAACGAAATGACTGAACGGCTGAAAGCCAGCAAGCTTGAAGGGGAGCGTGCCAACCTTGAGCTGGTGAAAACCAACGCCCAGCTGGAGCAGCGGCGCAAGTACATTGAAATTATTTTGAAAAATGTCAATGCCGGCATTATTTCCCTTGATCGCAGCGGCAAGGTCATCACCATCAATGAGACCGCGGCCCGCTTTTTCGGGCTCCAGGCAGAAGACTGTCTCGACAAGAACTACCGGGATATTTTCACCAGTGAGATCATCAACCGGATCAGGATGCTGCTGAAAAACCAGGAACAGCTGGATGACCATCTGGAAAGTCGGGAGCTCGAACTGACCTTACCGGAGAACAATCTCCACCTGGCAATCCGGTTTACCCGCCTTGACAACGAACAGCAGCAGTATGTCGGCATGCTGGTCATCCTTCATGACCTGACTGAAATGGTCAACGCCCAGAAAGCGATCGCCTGGCGCGAAGTTGCCCGGCGCATAGCCCACGAGATCAAAAATCCCCTGACCCCCATTGCCCTGTCGGCCCAGCGCATTCAACGTAAATATGGATCATTGGTGGAAACCGGCGACCAGATACTGCACAACTGCACCTCGATCATTATCAAGCAGGTGGAGGTCATGAAGCAGCTGGTCAATGAATTTTCCAATTTTGCCCGCATGCCCCAGGCGAAGCCGTCGATGCAGGATTTACACACGGTCATCAAAGAATCGTTGATGCTCTATCAAGATGCCCACCAGGATTGTCATTTCATCTTCCTGCCGGAAGCACGTCTTACCTCGTTTCTTTTTGATCCGGAACAGCTGAAACGGGCTTTGACCAATCTGTTTGATAACGGCTTGGCGGCCATCAAACATGTGGGCACTGGAACGATTACCATCCGCACGAAACTTGACAAAAACCTGCAGATCGTTATTATTGAAATCTGCGACACCGGCCTCGGCATCAGCGAGAAGGACAAGAGCCGGCTTTTTGAACCCTATTTTTCCACCAAGAAAACCGGTACCGGCCTGGGGCTGGCAATCGTCAAATCAATCATCCAGGATCACCGCGGGTTCATCCGGGTCAAGGACAATCATCCCCGGGGAACCTGCTTTATCATTGAACTGCCCTTCAATACCAGGACACCATGA
- a CDS encoding sigma-54-dependent Fis family transcriptional regulator has product MKTTIMIVDDEPDIRQSLMDVFTDEGYEVIGAENGQEALQLAAQENPDLVFLDIWMPELDGMQALQQLKSTHPEMPVIMISGHGTIETAVQATKLGAFDFIEKPFSLDKLVITTRHALTISRLQQENLLLKERFQEEPKLIGVSPVIQTLQEQIVVIGPTNGWVLITGENGTGKELVARAIHRLSHRRDKQFIDVNCAAIPETLIESELLGHEKGSFTGATERKKGKFELANGGTIFLDEIGDMSLTTQAKILRVLQEQSFSRLGSSKTIAIDVRVIAATNKNLEAEISSGAFREDLYYRLNVIPVHVPPLRERRADIPLLAEQFLHYYAYEKGEPDKHLHPAVMPILQQYPWPGNVRELKNLMERLAIMSMHTEISPDDLPPYLRQGGADSPHADLGNNAQLHMFLADHLQVAVNRFEKFYLEKKLQEFDGNVSRTATQIGITRRNLHRKIKALAIKPHDE; this is encoded by the coding sequence ATGAAAACCACGATCATGATCGTTGATGACGAACCCGATATCCGGCAATCCCTGATGGATGTTTTTACCGACGAGGGCTACGAAGTCATCGGGGCTGAAAACGGCCAGGAGGCCCTGCAGCTGGCAGCCCAGGAAAATCCGGATCTGGTTTTCCTGGATATCTGGATGCCGGAGCTGGACGGCATGCAGGCGCTGCAGCAGTTGAAGTCAACCCATCCGGAGATGCCGGTTATTATGATTTCCGGTCACGGAACCATTGAAACCGCAGTCCAGGCAACCAAACTGGGCGCCTTTGACTTCATTGAAAAGCCTTTCTCGCTGGACAAACTGGTTATTACCACCAGGCACGCCCTGACCATCTCCCGTCTGCAGCAGGAGAACCTGCTGCTCAAAGAACGCTTTCAGGAGGAACCAAAACTGATCGGGGTCAGTCCGGTGATCCAGACACTCCAGGAACAGATTGTCGTCATCGGACCAACCAACGGCTGGGTCCTGATTACCGGCGAAAACGGCACCGGCAAGGAACTGGTGGCCCGGGCAATCCACCGCCTCAGCCACCGGCGTGACAAGCAGTTCATCGATGTCAACTGCGCCGCCATCCCTGAAACCCTGATCGAATCAGAACTGCTGGGCCATGAGAAGGGTTCCTTTACCGGCGCAACCGAACGTAAAAAAGGTAAGTTTGAATTGGCTAACGGCGGCACCATCTTTCTCGACGAGATCGGCGATATGAGCCTCACCACCCAGGCCAAAATTCTTAGGGTCCTACAGGAACAGTCGTTCAGCCGCCTGGGCAGCAGCAAAACCATTGCCATTGATGTCCGGGTGATTGCCGCCACCAACAAGAACCTGGAGGCGGAAATCAGCAGCGGGGCTTTCAGGGAGGACCTCTACTATCGGCTCAACGTCATTCCGGTCCATGTTCCCCCCTTACGGGAACGTCGGGCCGACATCCCCCTGCTGGCCGAACAGTTCCTGCACTATTACGCCTATGAAAAAGGAGAACCCGACAAGCATCTCCATCCGGCGGTGATGCCCATACTGCAGCAGTACCCCTGGCCGGGAAATGTGCGCGAGCTGAAAAACCTCATGGAGAGGCTGGCCATCATGTCCATGCATACCGAGATTTCCCCCGACGATCTGCCCCCCTATCTCAGGCAGGGAGGAGCGGACAGCCCCCATGCTGACCTGGGCAATAATGCCCAGCTGCACATGTTCCTGGCGGACCATCTGCAGGTCGCGGTCAACCGGTTTGAAAAATTCTACCTGGAGAAGAAACTGCAGGAATTTGACGGCAATGTCTCCCGTACCGCCACCCAAATCGGCATCACCCGCCGCAACCTGCACCGTAAAATAAAGGCACTGGCCATCAAGCCCCATGATGAATAA
- a CDS encoding DUF4390 domain-containing protein: MRQRKTTIQCALILIAMMTALFSACKLDARETANLPLNADNPPYLEDFVIGKRQQAIWLTLSVSNPFDKKLKGLILNGVTQKITLNTTTSEKKSYLFLVNSDRLMAENTISQSITYDNLKKVFVVAYEGRQPELTTTSYPQALAAVSTFADINLLELQHARPKTRYEVKVQAEIRKTRLPFHLEYLFFFLSAWDRKTQTYVLDIPDQFLPAAQQ; this comes from the coding sequence ATGCGGCAGAGAAAAACAACCATCCAATGTGCGTTGATCCTCATCGCAATGATGACGGCTCTCTTTTCAGCGTGCAAGTTGGATGCCAGAGAAACTGCAAATCTACCATTGAATGCCGACAACCCCCCTTACCTGGAAGATTTTGTCATCGGCAAAAGACAGCAGGCGATCTGGCTTACCCTGTCGGTAAGCAACCCCTTCGATAAAAAGCTTAAAGGCCTTATTCTCAATGGCGTTACCCAGAAAATAACCCTGAACACCACCACCAGCGAGAAGAAAAGTTACCTTTTTCTGGTAAATTCTGACCGGCTGATGGCTGAAAACACCATTAGCCAGAGCATCACCTATGATAACCTTAAAAAGGTGTTTGTCGTCGCCTATGAGGGCCGCCAGCCCGAGCTGACAACCACCTCCTATCCCCAGGCCCTGGCCGCGGTTTCAACTTTTGCCGATATCAATCTCCTGGAACTGCAACATGCAAGACCAAAGACCCGCTACGAGGTAAAGGTGCAGGCCGAGATCAGAAAAACCCGGTTGCCGTTTCACCTGGAATACCTCTTTTTCTTCCTTTCCGCCTGGGACCGTAAAACCCAAACCTATGTCCTCGACATTCCGGACCAGTTTCTTCCTGCAGCACAGCAATAG